The Corynebacterium halotolerans YIM 70093 = DSM 44683 region GATGATGCCGAGAATGACAAGGGCCAGAACACCGGGAATCAGCAGATTGCGCATGAAACCCTGAACGACCTCACCGGCGCTACGGCTCGGCATCCCTTCGCTGTCGCGAGCCTTTCCGCCGCGGGACTGATACAACACGATGAACACGTACCCGACGGCCATCAAAAGACCGGGAATGATACCCGCCATCAACAGCGGACCGATTGGAACCTGGGCAATACCTCCCCACAGGATGCCGAGAGCGGTGGGAGGAAGAACCATCGCCAGGCCACTGGAAGCGAGGATTGACCCAGCGGAGAGTTTGGTGGCGTATCCCGCCTCCCGCATCTGAGGTAAAAGGGTACGGCTGAACAAGGCGGTGTTTGCGAGTGAGGAGCCAGAGAGAAGTCCGAAGGCGGCGCCGCCGGCAACAGTGACCATCGGGAGGCGGCCTGGGACCCGACGCATGAGGAGCGATATCTCGGCCAATGCATCCTGAGCTATTCGGGAGCGGAAGAGAATCTCGCCCATCAGAATGAACAGGGGAATAGCGGAGAAAGTGAAGCTGTTCACTGAGCTGATCACGCTCAGACTCACCAGTGTTGTCGTCGCCTCAAAAGTGTCGAAGATAATGAGGGATGAGACGATGCCGATGGCGAAGAGACCCCAGGCCACCGGAACCCGGAGAAAAAGAACAATGAGAAGCGCGACGATGAACAGGGGGAGAAAAAGATACCATTCCATGGCCTAGGCCTCGCTCTCGTTAGTTAAGGTGCTGCGGAAGACCCGGACGAGATTGATGACTGTGGCGTACAGTGCACCGACAAAACCAATGAACACGACTGCTGTGAGCCACCAACGCCGCAGATAGAGTTCGCCGGCCATTGTCGTGCCTGTGTCGATGTCGTGGATGAAGAGTTCGAGCACGGCGAAGGTGATGAAGGCAGTCACGAAGAGCTGCACGAGCAGCCCGAACACGTTGAGCCAGTGGAGGGACCGAGGGCCTACGAGGAAGTCAACGATCTCGACCCGGAAATTGTCGTCCGCCGCGGTAACGGCAGGAATAATGAGGACGGTGAGGACCACCATGCTCAGCGAAGCCAGCTCGACGGCACCCACCACTCCGAGATCCACGACACGAAGCAGGACAGTGGCTGTAACGAAGAGGGCAAGGACGAGCGTGAGCAGTCCCGCAATCTGACCCAAGACACGTACAGGAGCCCACACCCTGCCCTGTAGTTGTCCTGCGGAGTGCTCCGTTTCCACAAATTCTCCGACATCGACGCCTCCGTCGACCCCGCTAGTTTTGTCGATCATTGTCCCATCTCCTCGAGAATGCCCTGTGTGGCTTCGGAGTTATAGCCACCGGGCACCACTTCAGTCAGTTCCCCAGTGAATTGAGTCTCGTAGGCGGTCTTGAGTCGTTCGGCGGCCGGAGTGGCTGAGATGATCGAGTCCCAGTCCAGGTCCTGCCAGGCATCACGGTAAGCCAACTGGAGAAGCCGCTCGGCGGCCTCGTCAGAGAGTGGATTCTCCTCGACGCCCGCTTCATTCCAAACCGCGGTCTCTTCGATGTTGGTCTTGAGGTAGTGCTGGAAAATGTCCGGTTCGGTCTCCGCTATCGTCCGAGTGAGCGCTTCCCGAGTTTCTTCTTCCAGGTTCTCCCAGGTCTGCTCGTATATTACGAGGTTGGCGACTGACTCATAGAAGCGAGGGCTCACGTCATAATTGACGACCTCTTCCAGGCCGAGGCTTGCAGGCCCCACAGAAGCCCAAGTCGCTCCATCCACCACGCCGCGTTCGAGCGCTGTATAGACCTCGCCCCCAGGCAGATCGACGGGAATACCACCCAATTGCTCGACGATATATGAGGTGGCCGGGGATGTTCGTACCGACTTTCCCTCCAGGTCAGCTCCATCGAGCGAAGTGTCCACTAGGATGACCTGCGGCATCCCTGAGACTGTGTGACCAAGATAAGTCAGGCCCAGCTGATCCCGGTGAATTTCGTCGTAAATTTCCCGAACCCCATTCTCACGCTCTTCCATCGGAGTGAAGGGACTAAAGCGCGGAACGTCCATCGCAGGAAGTTGATTCACGTAATAGTCGCCTGGCAGGTGTGCCATATCAACTACACCGGCCGAGGTAGCTTCAATGAGTAGATTCGGATGAATGACCTCCGGACCACCCTTGAAGTCGACGGTGATCCACGGAGCATTTTTCTCGAGGTTCTCGAGAAACATCCACAGCCCGTCATTATTTGTATGAGTCGTGGCGAAAGAACTTGCCAAAGTCAGCGTGACCGGATCGGGCCCTTCGGAAGTGGTCTCGTCTTCAAGAGTGGCTGAACAGCCTGTAAATAATAAAGCACTAGCGAGCAGTGCAGGAATTAAGACCTTCTGCAGTTTCCTCATGTTTCTCCCAGGTTGGCGCGTGAATACGCGACATTCGAGCAACAACAATCACACAGATCGAGGTGTGAACTACTTAACATTAAGCAGTGGAAAGTGGCTTCAACCATAAGAAATATCTTGGTTCCCGGTAAAGAAACCTCTAGCCGATCAAGCCTTGTGCAGTAGTGGCAACAGATGTTCAGGAAACACTCGCGAGCTCATCGATAACCCGGTTAGACCAGATGACGGCAGGAGGACCGGAAATCTCCCACCCTGGCAGAAGTTAGGTACCGCTCACTCGCGCGGACCCTCGTTCGGTCACCAACTACACTGATCCCCCATGCCCGAAGGTCACGTCATCCACCGTCTCGCCGCCGAACTCAACAGCGATTTCACCGGACAGGATCTGACCGTGACCTCCCCGCAGGGCCGGTTCGCCGCGGAAGCGGCCCTCCTGGACGGTCACCGCATCGCGCACGCCGAGGCCGTCGGCAAGCATCTGTTCGTCGACTTCGACATCGACCACCCTGAGCACATCGTCTACATCCACCTGGGCCTGATCGGCTCGCTGCGCTTCGAACCGAGCGAAGACGTGTGGGGGCAGATCCGCCTGCGCATCGACAACGGGGCCACGGCCGCGAACCTGCGGGGGCCGCAATGGTGCCGCCTGGTCACCGACGCCGAGCGGGACGCGGTCGTCGCCAAGGCGGGCGAGGATCCCATCCGCGCCGACGCCGACCCGGAGCAGCTCCGGCCGAGGATCGCGCGCAGCCGCCGCAGCATCGGCTCCCTGCTCATGGACCAGAAGCTCTACGCCGGGGTGGGAAACATCTACCGCGCGGAGACCCTCTTCCGCCTCGGCATCTCGCCCTTCCGGCCCGGGAATCAGCTGACCGACGCCGAGTTCGACTCGATCTGGGCGGATCTGGTCGGCCTGATGGCCATCGGCGTGGAGCGCGGTCGCATCGACACCGTCCGCGACGAGCACACCCCGGAGGCCATGGGCCGCGCACCTCGCAAGGACGACCACGGCGGCGAGGTCTACGTCTACCGCCGCGCCGGGCAGCCCTGTTATCTCTGCGGCACCCCGATCACCGAGCAGGTGATGGAGGGCCGCAACCTCTTCTGGTGCCCGACCTGTCAGGCGGATTGACGTTAGCCTGGGGCGCATGAGCTATGCGTACCCCGTCGCCGATATCCGAGCCGCCGAGCAGGTGCTTCTCGACGCCCAGTCGGAGCCCGACGAGCTCATGCGGCAGGCCGCCCATGCGGTGGCGTTGGCCGCGAAAGCCATGTGCGCCGCCGAGCCCGATCTGATCCAGCAGCTGCAGGCCACCGACGACCGCATCCTGTTGCTCGTGGGCGCCGGCGGCAATGGTGGTGACGCCCTCTACGCCGGCGCGGAACTCGCCGCCGGGGGCAGGGGAGTGGACGCCGTGCTGCTGGGCCGCGACGGCCGCGTGCACGAGCGCGCGCTGACGGCCTTCAAGGAGGCCGACGGGGAGGTGCTCGAGGGACTGCCTATGGATGTGCGGCCCTACCGCTTGATCATCGACGGGATACTCGGTCTCGGCGGCGCTGGAGGACTCGGGGAGAAGACGGCCACCTGGCTGGAACTTGTCACGATGTTCTGGATCCCGGTCCTGGCCGTCGACGTGCCCTCGGGCATCAACGCGGACACCGGCGCCCTCCCGCCGGAGGTCACCACCGATCTACCGAACCTGGCCCTGGGGGTAGACCCGGCTGCCGGACGGGATGAGCGGCGCAAGCGCGTCCTGCGCCAGCACATACGGGCCGAGGTCACGGTGACCTTCGGCGCGCTGCGCCCGGCGCACGCGGTCGCCGCCGACTGCGGCGAGGTACTGCTCACCGACATCGGTATCGACGGCGACGAGCTGTCCCGTCGGCTGATATCCGCCTCGGTCCGGCAGGGCGGCGACCCCGGCACCCTGGTCAGCCGAGCGGTACCGGCCGCCTCAGGCATTGAATGGCCCGAACCACTGCGGCCGATCAATCCTTTCCCGAACAGCGAGTCAATGGAACCCGGCGCGGACGAGGACAAGTACTCCGGTGGGGTGGTCGGCATCTGCGCCGGTTCGGGCCAGTATCCGGGTGCCGCCGTGCTGACGACGATGGGTGCGGTGCGCGCGACCAGTTCAATGGTCCGTTATATCGGACCGCAGGGCCTGGAGGTCGTGCGTGCCCTACCGGAGGTCGTCATCTCCGACTCAATCGGCGAGACCGGGCGCGTGCAGGCGTGGGTGGTCGGTCCCGGCCGTGGTACGGATGACGACGCTGTAGAGGAGCTGGCGGAGCTGTTGGCCCGTCCCGAGCCACTGCTCATCGACGCCGACGGACTCACCCTGCTCAGCGAGAGTGCGCAGCTGCGCACTCAACTGCGGGAGCGGGAGGGGACGACGTTGCTCACCCCGCACGCCGGGGAGTTCCGGCGCCTCGCCGAACCACTCGACCTCGATATCCCGGACCCCGATGAAGACCGTCTCGGCGCCGTCCGCGCGCTGTCGGAAGATCTGCGCTGCGGCGTACTGCTGAAGGGCCGACACACGGTGATCGCCCGGGGACCGGGCAAGGACCTCACGGTCGTCGACGCCGGCTCCTCGTGGGCAGCTACACCCGGCTCAGGGGATGTGCTGTCCGGTATCGCCGGCGCCTGGCTGGCCCGCGGGGCGGCGAAAGCGCAACGTTTCGACGCCGCCCATCCAAAGATCCAGCACACCGGCAGCTTCCACCCCGCACTCTATTCGACCGGTGAGGCGGTGCAGGTGCACTCCGCTGCCGCATGGCTGGCGGCCCAGACTCCCGATGGGCCAGCGCCGACGACTGCATCGCGGATCGCGGAGGCGGTTCCGCAGGCGACGGCAAGGATGACGAACCGGAGGTAGGGAGAGCACAACTGCGCACTCCCCACCTCCGGGACGGCGTCACAGATGCTTGGTCACTCGTGCAGGTTCTTGCCCTGGATGCCCTTGGGCACCAGGAGCACGGCGGCCAGGGAGATGGCCGAGATGACGGCGATGTAGACGCCGATGCTCAGTGAGTTGCCGGTGTTGTCCAGCAGCAGCTCGGCGATCATGGGGGCGAAGGCGCCGCCGATGATGGAACCGATCGCGTAGCCGATGGAGACACCGGACAGCCGGACGCTGGCGGGGAACATCTCCGCGTAGAGGGCCGGCTGCGGGCCGTAGGTCACGCCCAGGAGCGCGCCGAGGACCACGACGGCGATGCCGAACAGGAGCGGGTTCGCGGTGTCGATCAGCAGCCAGGTCGGAATGGCCCACAGAATCATCGCGAGGTAGCCGAAGGCGAAGGTGCGCCTGCGCCCCAGGCGGTCGGACACGGCGCCGAAGTACAGGGTGGCGACAATCCAGGCGATGGCGGTCACGGAGGTCAGCCCGAGCACGACCGGTCGGCCCATGCCGAGAACGTTCGTGCCGTAGGAGACGAAGAACGCGATGGCGAGGTAACCGGCGGCGTTGACGCCGGCGAAGATGAGGGCGGCGAGCAGGACGGTCTTCGAGTGGCCGCGGAACAGTTCGGACAGCGGGGCCGAGGACTTCTGCTTGAGTTCCTCCATCTCGGAGAAGACGGGGGACTCCTCGACCAGGCGGCGGATGAAGAAGCCGATGAAGATCAGCACCAGGCTGGAGACGAAGGGGACGCGCCAGCCCCAGGCCTCGAACTGCTCCGGGGTGAGCACGGTGGTCACGACGAGCATGAACAACGTGGCCAGCAGCATGCCGGCCGGGACACCCACCTGCGGGAAGGCGCCGAAGTACCCGCGCCGGTTGGTGGGGGCGTGCTCGACGGCGATCAGCGCCGCGCCGCCCCACTCGCCGCCGGCGGAGATTCCCTGCAGGATGCGCAGGAGGACGAGGAGGAGCGGCGCGGCGATACCGATGGCCGCGTAGTTCGGCAGCAGGCCGATGGCGACGGTCGCGCCACCCATGCCGATCAGGGTGAGGACGAGGACGGGCTTGCGGCCCAGCCGGTCGCCGAGGTGGCCGGCGAGGACGGCACCGAGCGGGCGGAAGAGGAAGCTGATGCCGAGCGACGCCCAGGCGATGACCTGCGCGAGTGCGGGGCTGTCGTTGCTGACCGGGTTGAAGTACTGGGTGGCGAAGATCAGTCCCGCGGCCTGGGCGTAGATGAAGAAGTCGAACCATTCGATGGTGGTGCCGACCATGGCGCCGGACAGCACCTTGCGGTGCTCCTTCGTCAGCGGGGCCGGGGTGGGGGCGGTTGTTACACGGTGGCCAGAGGCAAGGGTGTCATTGGTCATCGGTGTGAACTTTCTGTGCGGCGCACCCGGAAAAAGCGCGCAGGCAGGCAAAGTGAGGGGCCGGGACGGTGGAGGGGACCGTCCCGGGGGTCGACGAACCGGGCAACCGGCTCAGCGGTCGCCCTGGCGGCGTCGGGGTGACTGTGGGGTGCGGCGTGAACCGGCGGGTGATCAGGCCTGCGGGCGGTTGTCGAGGAGGCGCTTGGCCTTGCCCTCACCGCAGTCGACCTGCTCGCGGATGTCGACGTCGACGGAGACACCGATCCGGTCCTTGATCAGCTTGCGCAGCTGCAGGCGGGAGGCGTCGATCTCGTCGGCGGTGCGGCCGGGGGCGTGCTCGACGACCAGGGTGAGGTGGTCCATCCGGCCCTTCTTGCTGAGCACGCACTGGTAACGGGGACGGAGGTTCTTGTCCTCGACGATGATCTCCTCGAACTGGCTCGGGAAACAGTTGACGCCGCGGAGGATGATCATGTCGTCGTTGCGGGCGCCGATCTTCTCGAGGCGACGCATGGAGAATGCGGTTCCCGGCAGGATGCGCGTCAGGTCGTGGGTGCGGTAGCGGATGACCGGGAAGGCCTCCTTGGTCAGGGAGCTGATCACCAGCTCGCCGTACTCGCCGTCCGGCAGCGGCTCACCGGTCACCGGGTCGACGATCTCGGGATAGAAGTGGTCCTCCCAGATCGTCAGTCCGTCCTTCGTCTCGACGCTCTCCTGGGCGACGCCCGGCCCCATGACCTCGGAGAGACCGTAGATGTCGGTGGCGTCGATGCCCAGCCCGTCCTCCAGGTCCCGGCGCATGCCCTCGGTCCAGGGCTCGGCCCCGAAAACGCCCACGCGCAGCGAGGTGTCGCGGGGATCCCGGCCCTCGGCGCGCAGGCGGTCGAGGATGGTGAGCATGTAGGAGGGGGTGCCCATGATGGCGTCGGGCTGGAAGTCCTGCATGATCTGCAGCTGGCGCTCGGTCTGGCCACCGGAGGTGGGGATGACCGTCGCACCCAGCTTCTCGACGCCGTAGTGGGCGCCGAGGCCGCCGGTGAACAGGCCGTAGCCGAAGGTCACCTGCACTTTGTCCCCGGCGCGCACCCCGCCGGCCCGCAGCGAGCGGGCCACCAGGTCCGACCAGTTCTCGATGTCACGGCGGGTGTAGCCGACCACGGTGGGGCGTCCGGTCGTTCCGGACGAGGCGTGGATGCGCACGATCTGGTGCTTGGGCACCGCGAACATGCCGAAGGGGTACTCCTCGCGCAGGGTCTCCTTGTCGGTGAAGGGGAACTTCGCCAGATCCGACAGCTCGCGGAAGTCATCCGGGTGCACCCCCTTCTCGTCGAAGGCCTTCCGGTAGTGCGGCACGTTGAAGTAGGCGTGACGCAGGGTGTTCTTGGCGCGTTCGGTCTGCAATGCCGTGATCTCGTCACGGGAGGCGTACTCAATTCCCGTCTGCGGGCCATTGTGGGTGGAGGTGATTTCGGTGACAGAAGTCATCGGGCATTCCTTTCTGGCTGATCCTGGCATTCAGCGCCGGTGCCTCTTATCGCCGGGGCCGTGGGTCCCGGGGCTCCGTGCTGCTGTCGCTCGGTCCGGTCACGTGTCGAGGCAAGGTGTCTGAGGATCGTGTGAAGCTTCCCCTGGTTGAAATACCGACTGACCAGTCGGTCAGCTGATATGTGGCAGAGATTACATCGCATTCCGGCGGATCGCCAGAGTCACAACAAAAAGAGTCGCACACAGAACACTTTTCCACCCCGCGAACTACCCCCATACGGGAAAAATCCGCCCCGTCTTCCGGCCTGCGGAAGATGGGGCGGATGTCCTCGCCAGCTATTTCGCCTCGAGCCCCCGGAAAACCAGGCTCGGGGTGATCTCGCTGAAGGCCTCCGGCGTCAGCTCGCCGTCCGGCCGGTACCACTCCACGATGGAGTTGATCATGCCGAAGACCAGGCGACCCACGAGTCCGGCGTCGAGATCGGGGCGCACCACCCCCTCCTCCTGCGCCTCACGGACATAATCGATGAGCTTGCGGGTGACCTGACGACGGCGCTCCATGATCTCGAGCTCCACCTCGGTGTTGCCCCGCAGCCGCAGCAGCAGGGTGACGTAGCCGGGGTTCTCGCACAGCACGCGTGTCGATCCGCCGATGACCACCGCGAGCCGGTCCCGGGCCGTGCCCTCCAGTTCCTCCGCCTCCTGCACCACACCGTTGAGCGCCTCAAGGGCCCGGTCGGTGGCCTCGACGAGGATCTCCTCCTTCGAGGTGACGTGGTGGTAGATGGCGGATTTGCTCACACCGAGCCGGGTCGCCAACGCCCCCATGGAGGTGGCCTCGTAGCCCCGGGTGTTGAATTCGTCGACGGCGATCCGGATGACGTCGCCCCGGCCGTAGCCCGGACGTCCCCGTCCGGAGTGGGTGGTCGGCGCGGCCTTCCGGCCCGTCGTTGCTGCCTGAGTCATATCTGTTCCTTCGTTTCGGGCCACCCTCGTCAGCGGGCCTGGACCAGCATCTGCCCCCAGTTTCCCATCCGAGAGGTGCGGATACCACGTACACTCACCACACATTACCGCCCGAACGGTCGGTAACCGTTTTCCAGACGAACCGAGGGAGCCAGCCATGACCCAGACCGTGCCCCAGATCCTCGCCCCCGGAGTGGCCGAGGGTGCCGAATTCGACCACGTCCGCACCATGTTCGCCAATGACGCCGCCTCCCGGAGCCTGGGAATGACCATCACCGCCCTCAACACGGAGGAGGTCCGTGGTCACTTCACCATCCGACCCGAGATGTGCAACGGCCACGGCACCGCCCAGGGCGGGATCCTCTTCACCTTCGCCGACTCACTGTTCGCCGGCGCCTGCAACGCCCCGGGCCAGCCAGCCGTCGCCGCCCAGGTGAACATCCACTTCATCTCGCCGGCCCGGGAGAGCGACGTCGTCGAGGGAGTTGCCGTGACCCGGCAGGCCTGGGGACGCAACGGCATCACCGATGTGACGCTGACCAGCAACGGACGGGTGGTCGCGGAGTTCCGCGGCACCTCCCGTACCGTCCGCAGCATCTGACCGGCCACCCCCTGCCGCCGGGAAACAAC contains the following coding sequences:
- a CDS encoding TRAP transporter large permease: MEWYLFLPLFIVALLIVLFLRVPVAWGLFAIGIVSSLIIFDTFEATTTLVSLSVISSVNSFTFSAIPLFILMGEILFRSRIAQDALAEISLLMRRVPGRLPMVTVAGGAAFGLLSGSSLANTALFSRTLLPQMREAGYATKLSAGSILASSGLAMVLPPTALGILWGGIAQVPIGPLLMAGIIPGLLMAVGYVFIVLYQSRGGKARDSEGMPSRSAGEVVQGFMRNLLIPGVLALVILGIIFFGIATPTESAAIGATASLVVAMVIGRLPLRELLNACISSARITGSIFILVMASTLYAQIMAYMGATQSLVVWVSESITNGALMLFLIIVLLVLLSAFIDQASIMLITAPLLMPIATGFGWDGVWFSILVLVTLQIGNISPPFGMSLFVMKGVAPWLPLPTLYRSAIPWIISDLVVILILAIFPWLVLVIPSLMG
- a CDS encoding TRAP transporter small permease, which produces MIDKTSGVDGGVDVGEFVETEHSAGQLQGRVWAPVRVLGQIAGLLTLVLALFVTATVLLRVVDLGVVGAVELASLSMVVLTVLIIPAVTAADDNFRVEIVDFLVGPRSLHWLNVFGLLVQLFVTAFITFAVLELFIHDIDTGTTMAGELYLRRWWLTAVVFIGFVGALYATVINLVRVFRSTLTNESEA
- the dctP gene encoding TRAP transporter substrate-binding protein DctP, yielding MRKLQKVLIPALLASALLFTGCSATLEDETTSEGPDPVTLTLASSFATTHTNNDGLWMFLENLEKNAPWITVDFKGGPEVIHPNLLIEATSAGVVDMAHLPGDYYVNQLPAMDVPRFSPFTPMEERENGVREIYDEIHRDQLGLTYLGHTVSGMPQVILVDTSLDGADLEGKSVRTSPATSYIVEQLGGIPVDLPGGEVYTALERGVVDGATWASVGPASLGLEEVVNYDVSPRFYESVANLVIYEQTWENLEEETREALTRTIAETEPDIFQHYLKTNIEETAVWNEAGVEENPLSDEAAERLLQLAYRDAWQDLDWDSIISATPAAERLKTAYETQFTGELTEVVPGGYNSEATQGILEEMGQ
- a CDS encoding Fpg/Nei family DNA glycosylase, which gives rise to MPEGHVIHRLAAELNSDFTGQDLTVTSPQGRFAAEAALLDGHRIAHAEAVGKHLFVDFDIDHPEHIVYIHLGLIGSLRFEPSEDVWGQIRLRIDNGATAANLRGPQWCRLVTDAERDAVVAKAGEDPIRADADPEQLRPRIARSRRSIGSLLMDQKLYAGVGNIYRAETLFRLGISPFRPGNQLTDAEFDSIWADLVGLMAIGVERGRIDTVRDEHTPEAMGRAPRKDDHGGEVYVYRRAGQPCYLCGTPITEQVMEGRNLFWCPTCQAD
- a CDS encoding bifunctional ADP-dependent NAD(P)H-hydrate dehydratase/NAD(P)H-hydrate epimerase, with amino-acid sequence MSYAYPVADIRAAEQVLLDAQSEPDELMRQAAHAVALAAKAMCAAEPDLIQQLQATDDRILLLVGAGGNGGDALYAGAELAAGGRGVDAVLLGRDGRVHERALTAFKEADGEVLEGLPMDVRPYRLIIDGILGLGGAGGLGEKTATWLELVTMFWIPVLAVDVPSGINADTGALPPEVTTDLPNLALGVDPAAGRDERRKRVLRQHIRAEVTVTFGALRPAHAVAADCGEVLLTDIGIDGDELSRRLISASVRQGGDPGTLVSRAVPAASGIEWPEPLRPINPFPNSESMEPGADEDKYSGGVVGICAGSGQYPGAAVLTTMGAVRATSSMVRYIGPQGLEVVRALPEVVISDSIGETGRVQAWVVGPGRGTDDDAVEELAELLARPEPLLIDADGLTLLSESAQLRTQLREREGTTLLTPHAGEFRRLAEPLDLDIPDPDEDRLGAVRALSEDLRCGVLLKGRHTVIARGPGKDLTVVDAGSSWAATPGSGDVLSGIAGAWLARGAAKAQRFDAAHPKIQHTGSFHPALYSTGEAVQVHSAAAWLAAQTPDGPAPTTASRIAEAVPQATARMTNRR
- a CDS encoding MFS transporter, with the protein product MTNDTLASGHRVTTAPTPAPLTKEHRKVLSGAMVGTTIEWFDFFIYAQAAGLIFATQYFNPVSNDSPALAQVIAWASLGISFLFRPLGAVLAGHLGDRLGRKPVLVLTLIGMGGATVAIGLLPNYAAIGIAAPLLLVLLRILQGISAGGEWGGAALIAVEHAPTNRRGYFGAFPQVGVPAGMLLATLFMLVVTTVLTPEQFEAWGWRVPFVSSLVLIFIGFFIRRLVEESPVFSEMEELKQKSSAPLSELFRGHSKTVLLAALIFAGVNAAGYLAIAFFVSYGTNVLGMGRPVVLGLTSVTAIAWIVATLYFGAVSDRLGRRRTFAFGYLAMILWAIPTWLLIDTANPLLFGIAVVVLGALLGVTYGPQPALYAEMFPASVRLSGVSIGYAIGSIIGGAFAPMIAELLLDNTGNSLSIGVYIAVISAISLAAVLLVPKGIQGKNLHE
- a CDS encoding AMP-binding protein, with translation MTSVTEITSTHNGPQTGIEYASRDEITALQTERAKNTLRHAYFNVPHYRKAFDEKGVHPDDFRELSDLAKFPFTDKETLREEYPFGMFAVPKHQIVRIHASSGTTGRPTVVGYTRRDIENWSDLVARSLRAGGVRAGDKVQVTFGYGLFTGGLGAHYGVEKLGATVIPTSGGQTERQLQIMQDFQPDAIMGTPSYMLTILDRLRAEGRDPRDTSLRVGVFGAEPWTEGMRRDLEDGLGIDATDIYGLSEVMGPGVAQESVETKDGLTIWEDHFYPEIVDPVTGEPLPDGEYGELVISSLTKEAFPVIRYRTHDLTRILPGTAFSMRRLEKIGARNDDMIILRGVNCFPSQFEEIIVEDKNLRPRYQCVLSKKGRMDHLTLVVEHAPGRTADEIDASRLQLRKLIKDRIGVSVDVDIREQVDCGEGKAKRLLDNRPQA
- a CDS encoding TetR/AcrR family transcriptional regulator — protein: MTQAATTGRKAAPTTHSGRGRPGYGRGDVIRIAVDEFNTRGYEATSMGALATRLGVSKSAIYHHVTSKEEILVEATDRALEALNGVVQEAEELEGTARDRLAVVIGGSTRVLCENPGYVTLLLRLRGNTEVELEIMERRRQVTRKLIDYVREAQEEGVVRPDLDAGLVGRLVFGMINSIVEWYRPDGELTPEAFSEITPSLVFRGLEAK
- the paaI gene encoding hydroxyphenylacetyl-CoA thioesterase PaaI, with the protein product MTQTVPQILAPGVAEGAEFDHVRTMFANDAASRSLGMTITALNTEEVRGHFTIRPEMCNGHGTAQGGILFTFADSLFAGACNAPGQPAVAAQVNIHFISPARESDVVEGVAVTRQAWGRNGITDVTLTSNGRVVAEFRGTSRTVRSI